Proteins encoded by one window of Catharus ustulatus isolate bCatUst1 chromosome Z, bCatUst1.pri.v2, whole genome shotgun sequence:
- the PRLR gene encoding prolactin receptor — protein sequence MKQRFISSVQIILQLALTTVGLTGQTYPGKPKIIRCRSLEKETFSCWWKPGSDGGLPNNYTLFYSKDSEEKIYECPDYLTSGPNSCYFDKNHTNPWTTYIITVMATNEIGSNSSDPQHVDITSIVQPDAPVNLSLETNTSANMSYLWAKWSPPPLADASSNLHVYHYELRLKPEVNEEWETVSVGMQTHYEVTSLQAGVKYVVQVRCMLDLGEWSEWSSERSIQIPKERLPPEKPTIIKCRSPEKETFTCWWKPASDGGLLTNHTLLYSKEGEEKVYECPDYKTAGPNSCYFDKKHTSFWTIYNITVRATNEMGSNVSDPHYVDVTYIVQPDPPVNITLELKKSIKRKPYLVLTWSPPPLADVRSGWLTLEYELRLKPEEGEEWETIFVGQQTQCKMFSLNPGKRYIVQIHCKPDHHGLWSEWSPEMYIEIPTDFRVKDMVVWIIVGVLSSLICLIMSWIMIMKGYRMMAFILPPVPGPKIKGIDTHLLETGKSEELLSALGCHGFPPTSDCEELLVEYLEVEDSEDQQLMPSHDTPSKNTKIILKETDSDSGRGSCDSPSLLPVKSRESRGLPSALQTQDVRAKEKKGGKGSRETQCTASEQKMLPCSSESIKSCTWLAAQLPGNQAAMFAYHSTVEAFRITLNTTNVNTSPVLVGNEENRQSLYPIAETVYDDEEKISEMEYSKTDQTTVQVRQNQQNDKSPFLNPKLMDYVEVHKVRQDDEPTLLLKHKENSGKTKKNPVPGTSKEYTKVSTVVDHHILVLLPDQRTQNTPVAQEPVAETSQNPQESQGEKSTDYSTTAPSDSRGDTSGSDYMDPSSFMPSFK from the exons ATGAAACAGAGATTCATTTCATCAGTTCAAATCATTTTGCAGCTGGCTCTGACTACAGTAGGTCTGACTG GTCAAACATACCCTGGAAAACCTAAGATAATAAGATGTCGTTCTCtagaaaaagaaaccttttcaTGTTGGTGGAAACCTGGCTCAGATGGAGGACTTCCTAACAATTACACCCTGTTCTACAGCAAGGACAG tgaagaaaaaatcTATGAATGTCCAGACTACCTAACATCAGGTCCAAATTCCTGCTACTTCGATAAAAACCACACTAATCCCTGGACAACATATATTATCACTGTAATGGCAACAAATGAGATTGGAAGTAACAGCTCAGATCCTCAGCATGTGGATATAACTTCCATAG TTCAGCCGGATGCTCCTGTGAACCTCTCTCTAGAAACAAACACATCTGCTAACATGTCATACCTCTGGGCAAAATGGTCTCCACCCCCATTAGCTGATGCCAGTTCTAATTTACATGTATATCACTATGAGCTACGACTAAAGCCTGAGGTAAACGAAGAGTGGGAG ACAGTATCTGTAGGAATGCAGACACACTACGAGGTGACCAGCCTGCAAGCTGGGGTGAAATATGTTGTTCAGGTGCGTTGCATGTTAGACCTTGGAGAGTGGAGTGAGTGGAGCTCAGAAAGAAGCATTCAGATCCCTAAAG AGCGGTTACCTCCTGAAAAGCCCACAATAATAAAGTGCCGCTctcctgaaaaagaaacatttactTGTTGGTGGAAACCTGCTTCGGATGGAGGACTCCTGACCAATCACACTTTGCTTTACAGCAAAGAGGG agaagaaaaagtttaTGAATGTCCAGATTACAAAACTGCAGGCCCCAATTCATGCTACTTCGATAAAAAGCACACCTCTTTCTGGACCATATACAATATAACTGTGAGGGCAACTAATGAAATGGGAAGTAATGTCTCTGATCCTCATTATGTGGATGTGACTTACATAG TACAGCCAGATCCTCCTGTGAATATAACTCTGGAATTAAAAAAGTCAATAAAGAGAAAACCGTACCTGGTCCTGACATGGTCTCCACCCCCACTAGCTGATGTCAGATCTGGATGGCTTACACTTGAATATGAATTACGACTAAAGCCTGAAGAAGGAGAGGAATGGGAG actaTTTTTGTTGGACAGCAAACACAATGTAAAATGTTTAGTTTAAACCCTGGAAAGAGGTACATTGTACAGATTCACTGCAAACCAGACCACCATGGACTGTGGAGTGAGTGGAGCCCAGAAATGTATATTGAGATCCCTACTG ACTTTAGAGTAAAAGATATGGTTGTGTGGATCATCGTTGGTGTCCTATCATCTCTTATATGTTTAATCATGAGCTGGATAATGATTATGAAAGGGTACAG aatgaTGGCCTTTATCCTGCCACCAGTTCCAGGACCAAAGATAAAAGGCATCGATACACATCTGCTGGAG ACAGGAAAATCGGAAGAATTACTGAGTGCTCTTGGTTGCCATGGTTTCCCTCCAACATCAGACTGTGAGGAACTACTGGTAGAATATCTGGAGGTAGAGGACAGTGAGGATCAGCAACTCATGCCAAGTCATGACACTCCcagtaaaaacacaaaaattattctCAAGGAAACAGACAGTGACTCAGGCCGAGGGAGCTGTGATAGCCCTTCTCTCCTCCCTGTGAAGAGCAGAGAATCCCGTGGCCTTCCATCTGCTCTTCAAACACAAGATGTAAGagctaaagaaaagaaaggaggaaaagggagccGGGAAACTCAGTGTACGGCCTCAGAACAGAAAATGCTCCCTTGTAGCAGTGAGAGTATAAAGTCGTGCACATGGCTGGCAGCTCAGTTACCCGGTAATCAGGCTGCTATGTTTGCCTACCACAGCACTGTGGAGGCTTTCAGGATAACACTGAACACCACAAACGTGAACACTTCACCAGTTTTGGtgggaaatgaagaaaatcGTCAGTCGCTATATCCTATTGCTGAAACTGTATATGATGATGAGGAAAAGATAAGCGAGATGGAGTACTCCAAAACTGACCAAACTACAGTGCAGGTCagacaaaaccaacaaaatgaCAAGTCACCTTTCCTGAATCCTAAACTAATGGACTATGTAGAAGTTCACAAAGTCAGACAAGATGACGAACCAACACTATTACtgaaacataaagaaaatagcggaaagaccaaaaaaaaccctgttccAGGAACCAGCAAAGAATATACCAAGGTCTCAACAGTTGTGGACCATCATATTTTAGTATTATTGCCAGATCAGCGCACCCAGAACACACCTGTAGCTCAAGAACCTGTAGCAGAAACATCCCAGAACCCTCAGGAAAGTCAAGGTGAGAAGAGCACGGACTACAGCACGACAGCTCCAAGTGACTCCA